A portion of the Caloranaerobacter ferrireducens genome contains these proteins:
- the pabB gene encoding aminodeoxychorismate synthase component I, translated as MIQEIFTKLNSFELYTIFKDDSFSFILDSGMDANRLGRYSFISSNPFKIIKIYKNSTDPFDVLKEELNKYKVTNSTDLPFIGGAVGYLSYDLCRYIEKIPGSAVDDINIPLLYLGLYNWVIVVDHLENRTYIATPDIDKELENIAVKKALERIKNAEVNGIDSICYQNKEYPEVILKSNFTKKEYLQSIERIRDYIRSGDVYQVNLTQRFEGKVIATGYEIYKDLRTVSPAPFGAYLNFEEVEILSNSPERFIKVKDRIVETRPIKGTRPRGKTYEEDLCLREELLNSEKDKAELLMIVDLERNDIGKVAKIGSVKVPELFKLEEYSNVHHLVSTVVGELDEGKDLVDLIKAVFPGGSITGAPKVRAMEIIDELEPNQRNVYTGCIGYLGFDGSIDLNIAIRTIVKKGDCVYFQVGGGITWDSNPYDEYEETLHKAKSIIKALRGKYEEKSN; from the coding sequence ATGATACAAGAAATATTTACTAAACTTAATTCATTTGAATTGTATACAATATTTAAAGACGATAGTTTTAGTTTTATTCTTGATAGTGGTATGGATGCAAATAGATTGGGAAGATATTCATTTATCAGTTCTAACCCATTTAAAATAATAAAAATTTACAAAAATTCTACAGATCCTTTTGATGTACTTAAAGAGGAGTTAAATAAATATAAAGTTACCAATTCTACTGATTTACCTTTTATTGGTGGTGCGGTAGGATATCTTTCATACGATTTATGTAGATATATAGAAAAAATACCAGGCAGTGCAGTAGATGATATAAATATACCACTATTATATTTAGGTCTTTATAATTGGGTAATTGTAGTAGACCATCTAGAAAACAGGACTTATATTGCAACGCCAGATATAGACAAAGAATTAGAAAATATTGCTGTTAAAAAAGCTTTAGAAAGAATAAAAAATGCAGAAGTAAATGGTATTGATTCGATATGCTATCAAAATAAAGAATATCCAGAAGTAATATTAAAGTCTAATTTTACAAAAAAGGAGTACTTACAGAGCATAGAGAGAATAAGAGACTATATTAGGTCTGGAGATGTTTATCAAGTTAATCTTACACAAAGGTTTGAAGGAAAGGTAATAGCGACAGGATATGAAATATATAAAGATTTAAGAACGGTAAGCCCTGCACCATTTGGTGCTTATCTCAATTTTGAGGAAGTTGAAATTCTTTCAAATTCTCCTGAAAGATTTATTAAAGTAAAAGATAGAATTGTAGAGACTAGACCAATCAAGGGAACAAGACCTAGAGGTAAGACGTATGAAGAAGATTTATGTTTAAGAGAAGAACTTTTAAATAGCGAGAAGGATAAGGCAGAACTTTTAATGATAGTGGATTTAGAAAGAAATGATATAGGGAAAGTAGCTAAAATAGGAAGCGTAAAAGTACCTGAACTTTTCAAGCTAGAAGAATATTCTAATGTGCATCATTTGGTGTCTACTGTAGTTGGAGAGTTAGATGAAGGCAAAGATTTGGTAGATTTAATAAAAGCAGTTTTTCCTGGAGGGTCTATTACAGGTGCTCCAAAAGTAAGAGCTATGGAGATAATAGATGAATTAGAGCCAAATCAAAGAAATGTCTATACAGGATGTATAGGTTACTTAGGATTTGATGGGTCAATAGATTTGAATATAGCAATAAGAACTATAGTTAAAAAAGGTGACTGTGTATATTTTCAAGTAGGTGGAGGAATAACTTGGGATTCAAATCCTTATGATGAATACGAAGAAACTCTCCATAAAGCAAAATCTATAATAAAAGCACTTAGGGGGAAATATGAAGAAAAAAGCAACTGA
- a CDS encoding aminodeoxychorismate/anthranilate synthase component II — protein sequence MIFMIDNYDSFTYNLYQFLAELGEEILVKRNDEVSLEEIEKLNPEIIVISPGPCSPSEAGISIDIVKHFKGKVPILGICLGHQTIGHVFGAKIVKAIRPVHGKVEPIIHYNKGVFRGLNNPLKVTRYHSLVIDRATLPDDLEITAETNEGEIMGIRHKNYLIEGMQFHPEAILTEKGHELLNNFIKQARGED from the coding sequence TTGATTTTCATGATTGATAATTATGATTCTTTTACCTATAATCTATATCAATTTTTAGCTGAATTAGGAGAAGAAATATTAGTTAAAAGAAATGATGAGGTTTCATTAGAAGAAATAGAAAAATTAAATCCAGAGATTATTGTTATATCTCCTGGACCTTGTTCACCTTCCGAAGCTGGTATTTCAATAGATATAGTAAAACATTTCAAGGGCAAAGTGCCGATATTAGGTATTTGTTTAGGGCACCAAACAATAGGACATGTATTCGGAGCAAAAATTGTGAAAGCAATAAGACCAGTTCATGGGAAAGTAGAACCAATAATTCATTATAATAAAGGAGTATTTAGAGGATTAAATAATCCTTTGAAAGTTACTAGATATCATTCGCTTGTTATTGATAGAGCTACTCTTCCAGACGATTTAGAAATTACGGCTGAAACTAACGAAGGAGAAATAATGGGGATAAGACATAAAAACTATTTAATAGAAGGTATGCAGTTTCATCCAGAAGCTATTTTGACAGAAAAGGGGCATGAGTTGCTTAATAACTTCATTAAACAAGCAAGAGGAGAAGATTAA
- the proC gene encoding pyrroline-5-carboxylate reductase, whose protein sequence is MQKTIGFIGCGNMGQAMMVGILKSNLVLPEQVIVSDVNEERLSFVSKEYGVKTTTDNKKVAKVADILVLAIKPDIYEQIIKEIRDFVKDDVIIVIIAAGKDINGIEKSFGKKLKVVRTMPNTPSFVGEGMTSMCFNEKISKKEIDELINIFESFGKVEIVDEKLMAAATSVSGSSPAYVFMLIEAMADAAVLDGLARDKAYRMAAQAVLGAAKMVLDTKKHPGELKDMVCSPGGTTIEAIATLEKSGFRSAIISAMQSCTRKFIELSN, encoded by the coding sequence TTGCAAAAGACAATAGGATTTATTGGTTGTGGTAATATGGGGCAAGCAATGATGGTGGGAATATTAAAATCAAATTTAGTTTTACCTGAGCAAGTTATAGTATCAGATGTTAATGAGGAAAGATTAAGTTTTGTTTCAAAAGAGTATGGAGTAAAGACTACAACAGATAATAAAAAAGTAGCGAAGGTTGCTGATATTTTAGTATTAGCAATTAAGCCTGATATATATGAACAAATTATAAAAGAAATAAGAGATTTTGTGAAAGATGATGTAATAATAGTCATTATAGCAGCAGGAAAAGACATAAATGGAATTGAAAAAAGTTTTGGGAAAAAGTTAAAAGTAGTTAGGACAATGCCTAATACACCATCTTTTGTAGGTGAAGGCATGACTTCTATGTGTTTTAACGAAAAAATATCTAAAAAAGAAATAGATGAATTAATAAATATATTTGAAAGCTTTGGTAAGGTTGAAATAGTAGATGAAAAATTAATGGCAGCCGCAACTTCGGTAAGTGGTTCTTCTCCTGCTTATGTATTTATGCTTATAGAAGCAATGGCAGATGCTGCAGTTCTTGATGGACTTGCAAGGGACAAAGCATATAGAATGGCAGCTCAAGCAGTTTTAGGTGCTGCTAAGATGGTATTAGATACAAAAAAACATCCTGGTGAATTAAAAGATATGGTGTGTTCGCCAGGTGGAACAACTATAGAGGCTATAGCGACTCTTGAAAAATCTGGATTCAGATCAGCAATTATTTCTGCTATGCAAAGTTGTACAAGAAAATTTATTGAATTGTCAAATTAA
- the purD gene encoding phosphoribosylamine--glycine ligase produces MKVLVVGSGAREHAIVWKVSKSPKVSKIYCIPGNGGISDIAECVKIRAEDIELLLGFALKENIDLTIVGPEAPLVEGIVDKFKEKGLKIIGPDKKGAMLEGSKIFAKKFMEKYNIPTAKYKTFKNSKNAIKALDSFEYPLVIKADGLAGGKGVVICETRQEAEKAIIDMMEEKKFGLSSENIVIEEYLEGIEASLLCIIDGKKIIPMESAKDYKKIFEGDEGPNTGGMGCFSPHPLFTQALKNTIREEILDRIMYGLNMEKIFYQGILFIGLMLTKNGPKVLEFNVRMGDPETEVVLPRLKSDIIDIFEKTLSGKLTEDDLKWEDRHCVCVVAASEGYPVSYEKGKVITDLDKVDEEVVVFHGGTKKVDGKFYTNGGRVLTITALGNSLEKAREVVYNNIEKINFENMYYRKDIAKLGQ; encoded by the coding sequence ATGAAGGTTTTAGTTGTAGGCAGTGGTGCAAGGGAACATGCAATAGTTTGGAAGGTTTCTAAAAGTCCAAAGGTAAGTAAAATATACTGCATACCTGGTAATGGAGGAATAAGTGATATTGCTGAGTGTGTAAAAATAAGGGCTGAAGATATAGAACTTTTATTAGGATTTGCTTTAAAAGAAAATATAGATTTGACTATAGTAGGCCCTGAAGCACCACTAGTAGAGGGGATTGTTGATAAATTTAAAGAGAAAGGTCTTAAGATAATTGGTCCAGATAAAAAAGGTGCAATGCTAGAAGGCAGTAAAATATTTGCTAAAAAATTTATGGAAAAGTATAATATACCTACAGCGAAATACAAAACCTTTAAAAATAGTAAAAATGCAATTAAAGCTCTTGATAGTTTTGAATATCCTTTAGTAATAAAGGCAGACGGTTTAGCTGGTGGAAAAGGTGTAGTAATCTGTGAAACTAGACAAGAAGCAGAAAAAGCTATAATTGATATGATGGAAGAGAAAAAGTTCGGTTTATCTAGTGAAAATATAGTTATCGAAGAATATTTAGAAGGTATAGAAGCATCACTTTTATGTATTATTGACGGCAAAAAAATAATACCTATGGAGAGTGCGAAAGATTATAAAAAGATATTTGAAGGAGATGAAGGACCCAATACAGGTGGTATGGGATGTTTTTCACCACATCCATTGTTTACTCAGGCATTAAAAAATACTATTAGAGAAGAAATATTAGACCGTATTATGTATGGATTGAATATGGAGAAAATATTTTATCAAGGAATCTTATTTATAGGGCTTATGCTTACAAAGAATGGTCCTAAAGTTTTAGAATTTAATGTTAGAATGGGCGACCCTGAAACTGAAGTAGTACTCCCAAGATTAAAGAGCGATATAATTGATATTTTTGAAAAAACTCTATCTGGAAAATTAACAGAAGATGATTTGAAGTGGGAAGATAGACATTGTGTATGTGTAGTAGCGGCATCTGAAGGTTATCCAGTAAGTTATGAAAAAGGAAAAGTGATTACAGATTTAGATAAAGTTGATGAAGAGGTTGTTGTTTTTCATGGAGGAACGAAAAAGGTAGATGGTAAATTTTACACAAATGGTGGAAGAGTACTTACAATTACGGCTTTAGGAAATTCTCTGGAAAAAGCTAGAGAAGTTGTATATAATAATATCGAAAAGATTAATTTTGAGAATATGTATTATAGAAAAGATATAGCCAAATTGGGACAGTAA
- the purH gene encoding bifunctional phosphoribosylaminoimidazolecarboxamide formyltransferase/IMP cyclohydrolase, with translation MKRALISVYDKTGIVKFSRKLKELGWEIISTGGTRKKLAENGIETIDISDVTGSPECLDGRVKTLHPKIHGGLLAIRDNDEHIKTLKELEINCIDMVVNNLYPFKETVSKLNVTHEEIIENIDIGGPSMLRAAAKNYKYVTVIIDPNDYDKVIEELKENKDISLKTKEYLAAKVFQYTSHYDALISEYFNRRANIEMPDLITLTFKKKQDLRYGENPHQKAAFYTDIYSIKGTLQEAKQLHGKELSFNNINDTNGALEILKEFEEPTVVAVKHTNPCGIGSGNTISEAFKKAYEGDKMSIFGGIIAANREIDRETAEMINKIFIEVVIAPSYTTEALEVLTSKKNIRILVLPEITAREERGYDIKRVLGGILIQDRNTKLMQDELKFVTERKPTEKELEDLLFAWKAVKNVKSNAIVLAKNKGTVAIGPGQVNRIWALENAIKQGESRVKNSVMASDAFFPFPDCVETAFKAGITAIIQPGGSIRDKESIEAANKYGIAMIFTGIRHFKH, from the coding sequence TTGAAAAGAGCACTTATTAGCGTATATGATAAGACCGGTATAGTAAAATTTTCAAGAAAGTTAAAGGAATTAGGTTGGGAAATTATATCGACTGGTGGAACAAGAAAAAAACTTGCCGAAAATGGAATAGAAACTATAGATATTTCAGATGTAACAGGTTCTCCTGAATGTCTTGATGGAAGAGTAAAGACTTTACATCCTAAAATTCATGGAGGGTTATTAGCGATAAGAGATAATGATGAGCATATTAAAACTTTAAAAGAGCTTGAAATAAATTGTATAGACATGGTTGTTAATAATCTATATCCATTTAAAGAAACGGTAAGTAAACTTAACGTAACTCATGAAGAGATAATAGAGAATATTGATATAGGTGGCCCATCTATGCTTAGAGCAGCAGCTAAAAACTATAAATATGTTACAGTTATTATAGATCCTAATGATTACGATAAAGTAATAGAAGAATTAAAGGAAAATAAAGACATAAGTTTAAAAACTAAAGAATATCTTGCTGCTAAAGTATTTCAATATACAAGTCATTATGATGCATTAATATCAGAGTATTTTAATAGAAGAGCCAATATAGAGATGCCAGATTTAATTACTTTAACATTTAAGAAAAAGCAAGATTTAAGATATGGAGAAAATCCTCATCAAAAAGCAGCATTTTATACTGATATATATTCAATAAAAGGAACTCTTCAAGAGGCGAAACAACTTCATGGAAAAGAATTATCTTTTAATAACATAAACGATACAAATGGTGCGTTAGAGATTTTGAAGGAATTTGAAGAACCGACTGTAGTTGCTGTAAAACATACTAACCCATGTGGTATAGGTAGTGGTAATACTATTAGTGAAGCATTTAAAAAAGCATATGAAGGAGATAAAATGTCAATATTTGGTGGAATTATTGCAGCTAATAGGGAAATTGATAGAGAAACTGCCGAGATGATAAATAAGATTTTTATAGAAGTAGTGATAGCTCCTTCGTATACTACTGAAGCTTTGGAAGTACTTACTTCTAAGAAAAATATTAGGATACTGGTTTTACCTGAAATTACTGCAAGAGAAGAAAGAGGATATGATATTAAAAGAGTACTGGGTGGAATACTAATTCAAGACAGAAATACTAAGCTTATGCAAGATGAACTTAAATTTGTAACAGAGAGAAAACCTACTGAAAAAGAATTAGAAGATTTATTATTTGCTTGGAAGGCGGTAAAGAATGTCAAATCTAATGCAATTGTATTAGCTAAGAATAAAGGAACTGTTGCTATTGGTCCTGGCCAGGTTAATAGAATATGGGCATTAGAGAATGCTATAAAACAAGGTGAAAGTCGAGTGAAAAATAGTGTAATGGCATCTGATGCGTTTTTCCCATTTCCTGATTGTGTAGAAACAGCTTTTAAAGCAGGAATAACTGCAATTATTCAGCCTGGTGGTTCGATTAGAGATAAAGAGTCTATTGAAGCAGCAAACAAATATGGTATAGCTATGATATTTACAGGTATAAGACATTTTAAGCATTAA
- the purN gene encoding phosphoribosylglycinamide formyltransferase: MSSVNIGVLISGSGTNLEALIKSVEKGYINGKIKVVISNREDAYGLVRARKNSIEALYINRKEFNSDIEFDLKILDELKKHQVELVVLAGYLKVLSKEFVNHYKNRIINIHPSLIPSFCGKGYYGERVHRAVLEYGVKITGATVHFVDEGADTGPIILQEAVAVDDNDTIDTLKEKVLKIEHKLLPMAVKLFCENKLEVVGRKVVIRY; the protein is encoded by the coding sequence ATGTCATCAGTAAATATCGGTGTCTTAATTTCAGGAAGCGGTACTAATCTTGAGGCTTTGATTAAGAGTGTAGAAAAAGGGTATATAAATGGAAAAATAAAGGTTGTAATTTCTAATAGAGAGGACGCTTATGGACTTGTAAGAGCAAGAAAGAATTCCATAGAAGCTTTATATATAAATAGGAAGGAATTTAATAGCGATATAGAATTTGATTTAAAAATTTTAGATGAACTAAAGAAGCATCAAGTTGAATTGGTAGTATTAGCAGGATATTTAAAAGTGTTGAGTAAAGAATTTGTTAATCATTATAAAAATAGAATTATTAACATACATCCTTCTTTAATTCCGAGCTTTTGCGGAAAAGGGTATTATGGGGAAAGAGTTCATAGAGCAGTATTAGAGTATGGAGTTAAAATAACAGGTGCTACTGTTCATTTCGTTGATGAAGGAGCAGATACAGGTCCTATTATATTACAAGAAGCTGTTGCTGTAGATGATAATGATACTATAGATACGCTTAAAGAAAAAGTATTGAAGATAGAACATAAGCTTTTGCCAATGGCAGTGAAATTGTTTTGTGAAAACAAATTAGAAGTTGTAGGCAGAAAGGTAGTGATTAGGTACTAG
- the purM gene encoding phosphoribosylformylglycinamidine cyclo-ligase, which translates to MSTKGITYKDAGVDIKAGYEAVNLIKEHVKRTYTKGVMSSIGGFSGLFKIDTDKYKEPILVSGTDGVGTKLKVAYMMDKHDTIGEDCVAMCVNDILCQGAKPLFFLDYIGTYKIEPTVISKIVEGVANGCVKAGCALIGGETAEMPGVYSKGEYDLVGFAVGIVDKDKIIGGSSISEGDVLIGLPSNGLHSNGFSLVRKLFFEIEKFGINQYVEELGMTLGEELLKPTRIYADIIEKILDKYVVKGMSHITGGGFYENIPRMLPEGLVADIDVKGVDIPVIFKLIEKLGKINKKEMYSTFNMGIGMVIVVDKKDEDKVLNYLNSIGERAYLIGEIKKGEGGIRICHQ; encoded by the coding sequence ATGAGCACTAAAGGTATTACTTATAAAGATGCGGGTGTTGATATTAAAGCTGGATATGAAGCGGTTAATTTGATTAAAGAACATGTAAAGAGAACTTATACTAAGGGTGTTATGTCAAGTATAGGAGGCTTTAGTGGTCTTTTTAAAATAGATACAGATAAATACAAGGAGCCTATTTTAGTATCAGGTACAGATGGGGTAGGAACTAAATTAAAAGTTGCTTATATGATGGATAAGCACGATACGATTGGAGAAGATTGTGTTGCAATGTGTGTAAACGATATATTGTGCCAAGGTGCAAAGCCTTTATTTTTTCTTGATTATATTGGGACATATAAGATAGAGCCTACAGTTATTTCAAAAATAGTTGAAGGAGTAGCGAATGGCTGCGTAAAGGCTGGATGTGCTTTGATAGGTGGAGAAACTGCTGAAATGCCTGGTGTTTACAGTAAAGGTGAATATGATTTAGTTGGATTTGCAGTAGGTATAGTAGATAAAGATAAAATTATTGGCGGCTCTAGTATTTCTGAAGGAGATGTTTTGATAGGATTACCATCTAACGGCCTTCATAGTAACGGTTTTTCTTTAGTTAGAAAGTTATTTTTTGAAATAGAAAAATTTGGTATTAATCAGTATGTAGAGGAATTAGGAATGACTTTGGGTGAAGAATTATTAAAACCTACTCGTATATATGCAGATATAATTGAAAAGATTTTAGATAAATACGTTGTAAAAGGAATGAGTCATATTACAGGTGGAGGATTTTATGAAAATATACCAAGAATGCTTCCTGAAGGTCTTGTTGCAGATATAGATGTTAAAGGCGTAGATATACCAGTTATTTTTAAATTAATTGAAAAATTAGGAAAGATCAATAAAAAAGAAATGTATTCTACTTTTAATATGGGAATTGGAATGGTTATAGTTGTAGATAAAAAAGATGAAGATAAAGTACTAAATTATTTAAATAGTATTGGAGAAAGAGCTTATTTAATAGGAGAGATAAAAAAGGGAGAAGGTGGCATTAGAATATGTCATCAGTAA
- the purF gene encoding amidophosphoribosyltransferase, translating into MYNGLACSDKLNEECGIVGVYSNKLKDVSKIAYFGLYSLQHRGQESCGIAVNDKGEIRYCKGMGLVSEVFDDDILKNLEGNISIGHVRYSTTGESRASNAQPLVVKYKNGDIALAHNGNLVNAQAIREILEEEGVVFQTTIDTEVIVNLIARYHKSGIENAIKKVMELIRGSYALVLTMGDMLIGVRDPYGIRPLCIGKLKDGFVIASESCALDTVGAELIRDVEPGEIIIIDEKGMRGIPYDKWCKRSLCIFELIYFARPDSVMDGTSVYLARKEAGRILARESEANGDIVISVPDSGTAAAIGFSEESGIPFSEGLIKNRYVGRTFIKPSQELREQGVRLKLNVVKENIKGKRVILVDDSIVRGTTIRRIVDILKSAGAKEVHVRISSPPVKFPCFFGIDTPERKQLIGAKNTTEDIRKLINADSLSYLSIEGLIKTTGKNRGFCLACFNGDYPMEVPLD; encoded by the coding sequence ATGTATAATGGGCTAGCATGTAGTGATAAGTTGAATGAGGAATGTGGCATAGTTGGAGTATATTCAAATAAGTTAAAAGACGTTTCTAAGATTGCTTATTTTGGTTTATATTCGCTGCAGCATAGAGGTCAGGAAAGCTGTGGTATTGCTGTTAATGATAAAGGTGAAATCAGATACTGTAAAGGCATGGGATTGGTATCAGAGGTATTTGATGATGATATTTTGAAAAATCTTGAGGGCAATATAAGTATAGGGCATGTTAGATATTCTACAACAGGAGAAAGTAGAGCTTCAAATGCTCAGCCTTTAGTAGTTAAGTATAAAAATGGAGATATTGCATTGGCCCATAATGGCAATTTAGTGAATGCTCAAGCTATAAGAGAAATATTAGAAGAAGAAGGTGTTGTATTTCAAACAACTATAGATACTGAAGTAATAGTTAATTTAATAGCAAGATATCATAAATCGGGTATTGAAAATGCAATAAAAAAGGTTATGGAACTTATTAGAGGTTCTTATGCATTAGTTTTGACTATGGGAGACATGTTAATAGGAGTAAGAGATCCATACGGGATAAGGCCTTTATGTATAGGAAAATTAAAAGATGGTTTTGTTATTGCATCAGAAAGCTGTGCGTTAGACACTGTCGGTGCTGAGTTAATTAGAGATGTAGAGCCGGGAGAAATTATTATCATTGATGAAAAGGGTATGAGAGGCATACCGTATGATAAATGGTGTAAAAGGAGTTTATGTATTTTTGAGTTAATCTATTTTGCTAGACCTGATAGTGTAATGGACGGAACTAGCGTCTATCTTGCTAGAAAGGAAGCGGGTAGGATTCTTGCTAGAGAATCTGAAGCTAACGGAGATATAGTTATATCTGTTCCAGATTCAGGTACGGCAGCTGCAATAGGATTTTCAGAAGAGTCGGGAATACCTTTTAGCGAAGGGTTAATAAAAAATAGATATGTCGGAAGAACTTTTATTAAGCCTAGTCAAGAGTTAAGAGAGCAGGGAGTAAGACTTAAGCTTAACGTAGTAAAGGAAAATATAAAGGGAAAGAGGGTTATTTTAGTAGATGATTCTATAGTTAGAGGGACTACTATAAGAAGAATTGTAGATATTTTAAAATCAGCTGGAGCTAAAGAAGTGCATGTAAGAATAAGTTCGCCTCCAGTTAAGTTCCCTTGCTTCTTTGGAATAGATACTCCTGAGAGAAAACAACTTATAGGTGCTAAGAATACTACTGAAGATATTAGAAAATTGATAAATGCAGATAGTTTAAGTTATTTATCTATTGAAGGTCTTATAAAAACTACAGGCAAAAACAGAGGATTTTGTTTAGCTTGTTTTAATGGTGATTATCCTATGGAGGTACCGTTAGATTAG